In Gordonia sp. SL306, the genomic window CGCACCGACCGCGGTGCGGCGTCGTCAGCCGAGACCGCCGCTTGCAACTGCGCCGCCGCACGACCCGTCGGAGCGCACAGCCCGATGCGGGCGCCGCCCCCCGCGAGGCGGTCGAGGACCGCCAGGATCCGGGCCACCGTGTACGTCTTGCCCGTTCCCGGTCCGCCCGCGACGACCAATGTCCAACTGACCGCCGCCATCTGCGCGGCGATGCGCTGCAGATCCGCGTCTCCGGGTCCGGCCGGGCCGAACACGGCGTCGACTGCCGACGCGACATCGGCGACGTCCACACCAGGCCGGGACGAGCGCCGCTCACCCAACACCGAGCGGATCAGCTCTTCCTGACGAAAATACTTGCGCAGGTACAGCAACGGTCCGTCGTCGGAGGTGGCGAGAACCAGCGGCCGCAACGGTCCCGTTGCGCCGCCGCGGACCAGGACGCTGTCCGCCAGCGCCTGTTCCAGCTCGTCGGACGACGGCATCACCGCGGAGACGGCGTCGTCGTCGGCGACGAGTTCGGGGATTCGTGCGATGGCCAGGCAGGTCGAGCCCTGTCGCACTGCCCGCACGGCCAGCGCAGTCCCGATCTGCGCGGCCTCGCTCACCTGTCCCCCACTGAGATGCACGAGGCGCCGGGTCACGTGGACGTCCGCGGCGTCGAGCAGTCCCGATGTGTTCAGCAATCCCAGGGCGCCGTCGTGGGCGAGCACCGCACGCGGATCGAATTCCGTACGGGCCGGCGGCGAACCGTCCACTTCCGGTCCTCCGGTTCCGCCCTGCCGAGTCGTGGTCATGGTGTCCCCTTCCCGAGCAGATCCGAGAGCTCCTCGACCAGCCCGGCCGGGACCTGCCATTCGAAGACACCGCAGCCGGGCGGGGTATCGGGACCGACCATCCCCCGGACGAAGTGATACTGCACGGGCCCGAGATGCTCGGTGGCGTCGTACCCGGGCAGTCGCCACCGCAGATATCGATGCAGCGCAACCGAATACAGCAAGGCCTGGAGTGGATAATTGGCGCTGATCATCTCCGCGGCCATCGACGCGCGGTCGAAGTCCTCGGCGGTCAGATCCCCCGGCCGCAGTCGGTTGGTCTTGTAGTCGACCACCACGAATCGGCCGTCGGGGGTGCGCAACACCGAGTCGATGCTCCCGGTGAGGAAGCCGCGAATACGTTGAGGCGGCAGCTCACGCAGGCGCGCACCGAAGCCGATGAGCGGATCGTCGTCGGGCAGGTGACGATCCATGAGATCGGCTATCGACGCCATCGTCACCGCAGCCGGGACTGTCCCGGTCGTCGACTGCGGTCCCGTGGCGAGCGGGAACTCGAAGTCCAGCTCGGCGAGTCGGTTCCCCGGGCGCACCTGCCACAGATCACCGAACCCCAACGGGGTGGTCAGCACCCCCACCAACGCCGTCGACAGGCGGTCGGCGTCGACGTCCACCATCCGCCCTTCGATCGCGGTGGCGCAGAGCTCCCGCACGTGCGCGGTGATGTCGGCGGAATCGGTGTCCACATATTCGAGCACCTCGTGCACGAGGGTGCCGAAGGCCGCGCCGAAGGGCATGCCGTTCATCAGCGACGGCATACCGTCGATCGCCGCCGTCGAGCCGGCGTCAGCCACCTCCTCGACGGGCTCGTCGACGATCAGTCCGTCGGCAGCCTCGCTCCCCGTTGCGAGCAGCGGCCGGTTGGCATGGTGACCCGCTGCCGCGACGATCGCCGAATACGATGTGCGGCGCCAATTCTGGTCGATGACACGGTCGAATTGTGCGACGGACAATCCCGCCCGCGCACGGGCGGGTGGCCGCGGTGCGGCCGAGTCGGCGCCGTCGCGCCCGGCGACCTCCACACGGATCGGCCCGTCGGCGCTCCCGTAGCCGGTGAGCACGCGACCACACGTGTCGTCGTCGGGGACGTCGAAGCTCTCCGGTACGAGTGCCGTTCCCGGCTTCCGGCCGAACAGGAGCCGATGCAGTGCCGAGTTCTTGGTGAAGTACGCAGGTGCCCACCAGATCACCACCTGAGACTGTGCACGGGTGAGCGCAACGTACAGCAGGCGCAACTCTTCGCCTGCGGCCTCACTCTCGTGTCGCCGCCACCGCGCCTGATATCCGGGCGCCCCCTTGCCTCCCACATCGAGGATGCGGTCGCCGGAATCGTCGTGGTAGGTGAAGGTCGCGCGGTTCGAGTTGCGCGTTCCGTCCCACGCGAACGGCACGTACACGATCGGGAACTGCAATCCCTTGCTGCGGTGCACCGTCATGATCTGCACTGCCTCGGTGTCGCGGTCGAGCCGTCGGGTCTGGTCCTCGTGCCGTTGCCATCTGGTGGTGTCCGCGATCCGATCCGCGAGCCATTCGATCAGCGCGCTCAATCCGCAGTCGGTCTCCATCACCTCGGTGTTGCACAGGGAGGCCACCTGGACGAGGTCGGTCAGCGAACGTTCGCCGTCCGGGGCGGCGAGGACCCGTTCGGCAACCGCCATGCGACTCATCAGTCGTTGCGACATCGCGGCGAATCCGCCCTCGTCGAAGACCCGTCCGAAGGCGTGGAGTGTCTCGGCCAATGCGGCGGTGCCGGAACCGTCGTCGGCGGCGAGGTCGGCGGGCGCACGACCGATCAGCGGGCTCAGCGCGGCGAGGCGGACGAGGTCGGCACGGGCCGGTTGCTCGATCGCACGGATCACCGCGAGCCAGTGCCGCGCGGCCGCGGTGTGGAAGACGCTGGTACCCGACCCGATCACCGCCGCGACCCCATGGCCTTGCAGATGTCGCTGCAGGGGCTGGATCGTCTTGTTCAGGGTGACCAGCACCGCGATGTCGCCGGGTTCGACCGGGCGCACGACACCGTTGACCTCGATGGTCGTGCCCGACGCCAGCAGTCCCGCGATGTCCGCGGCGACGTCGGCGATCACCCGGTCGCGCACGGCCCCGACCGCCGCGAACCCGCTGCGACCGGTGACCGGGAATGCCTTGCGCGGAAAGGCCCGTAGACGGACCGGCGGCACTCCGTCGATCCGGCTGCCGGAGCGGTCGGCACTCACCGGGCGCACCACGATCTCGTGGTGTCCGAGTTCGGCGCCGCCGTACAGGGCGCCGAGGGCGTCGACCAGGTCGCCGTCGGAGCGGCGGTTCACGTCGAGTGCACTTAGCGTGCCGGCCGATCGGACCGCCTGCAGATAACTCAGGACCTCGGCGCCGCGGAATCCGTAGATCGACTGCTTCGGGTCGCCCACCAGCACCAACGTCCGATGACCGTGGAAGCAACGCCGGACGATCTCCCACTGTTGCGGATCCGTGTCCTGGAACTCGTCGACCAGCACGGCGTCGAAGACTGCCCTAATCCGTTCACAGGCAGCCGGTCCCACCACCGGATCCGTGACGATCCGGAACAGGATCATCTGGAGGTCGTCGTAGGTACGTAGGCGCGACAACCGCTTACGGTCTTCGATGATCTGCCGGACCCGGGCCGCGAACCGCACGCGCCGGGCCGCGATCGTCGCGTCGTCTCCGGTCATGGCATCGAGGTCGTCGGCCGTCGGGGCGAGCGCGGCCGCCGGCTGGCGAACCGCGTCCCGTGCGATCGACGTCGCATCGGCCAGCGAGATCTCCGGGCGGTCGGCCCCCGCATATCCGCGGATATAGGTGTCGAGGGCGGCCTCGTCCACGAGATCGTCCACGTCCTCGACGATCTCGTGGACGAGTTCGCGCTCGCCGAGGAAACCCAGGGCGTCGAGCATGCGGTTGCAGAAGGTGTGGGTGGTCGCGATGGTGGAGGCGTCGAAGTCCGACAGCGCCCGGACGAGACGCTCACGACGCGTCGCCACCTCGTCGTCGGTGCCGCCCCCCAGGTGGCGGACAAGTGGATCGCCATCGCTGCGGCACCGATCCGGATCGCCCAGCGCCAGTACGAGTTCGGACACTCGGTCACGCATCCGCTCACGCAGCTCCGCGGTTGCCGCCCGGCTGAAGGTGACGAGCAGCAACTTGTCGATCGGAACTCCCTCGGCGATGAATCGCGCACCGAGCCCGACGATCGCGTAGGTCTTCCCGGTCCCGGCGCTCGCTTCCAGGACCGTGGTACCGGTCGGCAACTCGCCGGTCACGTCGAATGCTGTAGGTGCGTCGGTCATGTCATCGTCTCGTGGTCCATGAGGGGCTCCCACACCAGTCGGGCGAGTCCGGCGAACACCGGGTCTCCCACGTCCCCCGGAAGCTCGAGGCCGTAGAACCGGCGATCGTCGGGGATGGCCTCGGTGGTCAGCGCGTCGAAGCCGACGGCGCCGGTGACGTCGCCTGTGTATGCCAGCCGCAGGTAGCGGTCCCGTCCGGCACCGAAGTCACCCTCGAAGGCCTTGCGGGCGGCCGGCAGTGCTCGGTCGACGCGTCCGGTGCGACGGTGATGATCGACGAAGTCCGCGGCCGGATCCAGCGGCAGCGGCAGTACGCGACGGAGTCCCGCGTCACGCAGCGCGATCAGATCGACGAGGACGGCGAGCGGATCGTCGGGGACGGCGAACAACGACCGGGCCACACCACCGGAGCGGCCGGTCCGACGTGCCACCACCACTGCCGCACGTATCGGCGAGGCAGACTCGTCGCCCTGCACCGCGGCAGCGAGGGCGAGGAGCCGCACCCAGGCGCCGAGCCGTTGCTTGGCGCGGAGTTTCGAATAGGTCGCGGTGACGGTGGTACCGGCGAAGATGTCGCCGACGGTGCCGTGCAGGCGACGACCGTCGGGCAGGGGCACCACCACGTCGGTCGTCTGCGACGGACCCGATCTCGCCGCCGACGCCGCCGCGAACACGGCTTCGACATCCGCGGAGATGACCTGCAGCTCCCGGGTCCCGAATGCGAACGGCGGCAGCGTACCTCGCCGCAGCTCCGCGGCCTGGCATCGGGCGAGATCGCTCCCGGCGAGCATCCGGGACAGGAACCGGTCGCCGATCCCCCATCGGTCCAGCGCCCCGAGCTCGACGTCGAGCTGGTCGGCGTGCGGACGTTCCTCGTCGGGAACACGCGCGCCGAGCCGTTGGCGGACGAAGCCTTCGATCGGATTGGTCAGGAAGGACACCAATGCGTCGAGGGCAACGTCCTCGGGCTCCTCCGGCGGCACACCGACCTCCGAGATCAGCTGGGCGCTCACCGGCTCCGCGCCCAGCGCACGCGCACCGCCGAGGAGCGCCCGGTCGTAGGAGAACGGCCCCTCCACACCCGCGATCGCACCCGGCACGAAATTACGTTCGTCGAATCCGTGCAGCGTGTGCAGGCGGGTGCAGGCGGGTCGTTGTCCGTCTACGGTTGCGGTGAGTGCACGGACCGCGTCGATGAGCTCGCTGACCACGATGGCCGGCGGAACACGTTGTCCGGAAACGGGATCCGCACCGGTGTAGAAGAGCAGCAGGTTCTCTTGCGCAGCACAGATGGCATCCAGGAACAGCTGGCGGTCTTCGTCGCGCGGATTCCGCTCGCCCACCAGGGGCGACCGGCCCAGGATGTCGTCGCCGTCGGTGCGTCGGGTCCGCGGGAATGCATCGGCATCGACACCGAGCAGCACGATCACCCGGTGCGGGACCGACCGCATCGGCACCATCGAGCAGACGGTGAGCTCCCCGGTACGGAAATTGGTGCGCGTCGGCGTGGCGGCCACCAGACCGGACATCAGATCGCGGACGTCACCGAGGCGCAGCGGCGTCGTTGTCGGCTCGAGATCGTCGCGCGGGTCGT contains:
- a CDS encoding UvrD-helicase domain-containing protein is translated as MTDAPTAFDVTGELPTGTTVLEASAGTGKTYAIVGLGARFIAEGVPIDKLLLVTFSRAATAELRERMRDRVSELVLALGDPDRCRSDGDPLVRHLGGGTDDEVATRRERLVRALSDFDASTIATTHTFCNRMLDALGFLGERELVHEIVEDVDDLVDEAALDTYIRGYAGADRPEISLADATSIARDAVRQPAAALAPTADDLDAMTGDDATIAARRVRFAARVRQIIEDRKRLSRLRTYDDLQMILFRIVTDPVVGPAACERIRAVFDAVLVDEFQDTDPQQWEIVRRCFHGHRTLVLVGDPKQSIYGFRGAEVLSYLQAVRSAGTLSALDVNRRSDGDLVDALGALYGGAELGHHEIVVRPVSADRSGSRIDGVPPVRLRAFPRKAFPVTGRSGFAAVGAVRDRVIADVAADIAGLLASGTTIEVNGVVRPVEPGDIAVLVTLNKTIQPLQRHLQGHGVAAVIGSGTSVFHTAAARHWLAVIRAIEQPARADLVRLAALSPLIGRAPADLAADDGSGTAALAETLHAFGRVFDEGGFAAMSQRLMSRMAVAERVLAAPDGERSLTDLVQVASLCNTEVMETDCGLSALIEWLADRIADTTRWQRHEDQTRRLDRDTEAVQIMTVHRSKGLQFPIVYVPFAWDGTRNSNRATFTYHDDSGDRILDVGGKGAPGYQARWRRHESEAAGEELRLLYVALTRAQSQVVIWWAPAYFTKNSALHRLLFGRKPGTALVPESFDVPDDDTCGRVLTGYGSADGPIRVEVAGRDGADSAAPRPPARARAGLSVAQFDRVIDQNWRRTSYSAIVAAAGHHANRPLLATGSEAADGLIVDEPVEEVADAGSTAAIDGMPSLMNGMPFGAAFGTLVHEVLEYVDTDSADITAHVRELCATAIEGRMVDVDADRLSTALVGVLTTPLGFGDLWQVRPGNRLAELDFEFPLATGPQSTTGTVPAAVTMASIADLMDRHLPDDDPLIGFGARLRELPPQRIRGFLTGSIDSVLRTPDGRFVVVDYKTNRLRPGDLTAEDFDRASMAAEMISANYPLQALLYSVALHRYLRWRLPGYDATEHLGPVQYHFVRGMVGPDTPPGCGVFEWQVPAGLVEELSDLLGKGTP